The DNA window CCGGTCGAGAACGCGTTCGTCGCCTCCCGGGTCCAGGTAGCCGGGCTCGACCCCTGGCGCCTGGGCGGCGAGATGTGGGGGTGGTACGCCGACGGCGAGCTCCGCTCCCTCTGCTACGCGGGCGCCAACCTGGTCCCCGTGTGCGCGGGACCCGACGCCGTACGCGCCTTCGCCGACCGCGCCCGCCGCACCGGCCGCCGCTGCTCCTCCATCGTGGGCCCCGCCGAGTCGACCCGGCTGCTGTGGCAGCTCCTGGAACCCAGCTGGGGCCCCGCCCGCGACGTGCGCTCCCACCAGCCGCTCATGGTCATCGAGAGCCCGTCCGCCACGGTCGAGGCGGACCCGCGGGTCCGCCGCGTCCGCAAGGACGAGATGGACCTGATCATGCCCGCCTGCGTGGCGATGTTCACCGAGGAGGTCGGCATCTCGCCGATGGCCGGCGACGGCGGGCTGCTCTACCAGGCGAGGGTCGCCGAACTCGTCGGCAGCGGACGCTCCTTCGCCCGGATCGAGGACGGGAAGATCGTCTTCAAGGCCGAGATCGGCGCCGCCACCGCCGGCGCCTGCCAGATCCAGGGCGTGTGGGTGGCCCCCGAGTTCCGCGGCCGCGGCTACTCGGAGACCGGGATGGCCGCCGTCGTCGCCTACGCGCTGCGCGACGTGGCGCCCGTGGTCAGCCTCTACGTGAACGACTTCAACGCCGCCGCCCGGGCCTCCTACCGGCGGGTGGGTTTCCGCGAGGTCGGCGCGTTCATGAGCGTGCTGTTCTGAACCTGCCGAACCCGTACCGGCCCTCCCTACCGCGAAGTAAGGTCGCCGCATGCTGCCTTCCGGAGTCCGCATCGGCCCCCTCGACCTCGCCGCCCGGGTGGACGAGGCCCTGCGCGTGCAGGCCGTCGCCTTCGGCCTCAGCGAAGAGGAGGTCGGTATCCGGCGCTACATCGTGCAGCGCCACATGACCTGCCGCGGAGCCCGCGCGCTGGGGGCCTTCGCCGAGGACGGCGCGCTCACCGGATTCGTCTACGGGATGCCCAACGACCGCACCCACTGGTGGTCCACCATCGTCGAGCCCTACCTGCGGGCGGGCGGCCACGAGCACTGGCTCGACGGCTCCTTCGTGATCACCGAACTGCACGTCCACCCCGGGTTCCAGGGCCACGGCGTCGGCCGCGCGCTGATCACCGAGATCACCGACAGCGCCGCCGAACCGCGCTCGATCCTCTCCGCCATCGACACCGACAGCCCCGCCCGACGCCTCTACCGCACCCTCGGCTACACCGACCTCGCCCGCCAGGTCCACTTCCCGAGCGCGAGCCTCCCGTACGCCGTGATGGGCGCCCCGCTGCCGCTGCCGAGGCCCTGAGCCGCAGCCCCGGGAAACGCGGTACCCCCGCCGGTGCGGACGCCGGTAATCTCCCGGCATGTCCACACCTCACGTGCAGCGCATGTCCCGACTCATGGCCAAGACCCTCCGCGAGGACCCCGCCGACGCCGAAACCCTCAGCCACCGGCTGCTGGTCCGCGCCGGCTACGTCCGGCGCAGCTCGGCGGGCGTGTGGACGTGGCTGCCGCTCGGCAAGCGGGTGCTGGACAACGTCTCGCGCGTCGTCCGCGAGGAGATGGACGCCATCGGGGCCCAGGAAGTGCTGCTCCCCGCGCTGCTGCCGAAGGAGCCGTACGAGGTCAGCGGGCGCTGGTCGGAGTACGGGGACCTGCTGTTCCGGCTCCGGGACCGCAAGGGCGCGGACTACCTGCTCGGCCCCACCCACGAGGAGATCTTCACCCTGGTGGTGAAGGACCAGTGCACCTCGTACAAGGACCTGCCGGTCATGCTGTACCAGATCCAGACCAAGTACCGGGACGAGGCGCGGCCGCGGTCGGGAGTGCTGCGCGGGCGCGAGTTCCAGATGAAGGACTCGTACTCCTTCGACGTCTCCGACGAGGGGCTGGCGCAGTCGTACGCCCTCCATCGCGCCGCCTACCAGCGCATCTTCACCCGGCTCGGCCTGGACCACCGGATCGTGTCGGCCGTGTCGGGGGCGATGGGCGGCTCGGCGTCCGAGGAGTTCCTGGCGCCCGCGGAAGCCGGCGAGGACACCTTCGCGGACTGCCCCTCCTGCGACTACGCGGCGAACACCGAGGCGGTGACCTTCGCGCTGACGCCGGCCGCCGGCGACCACGGGCCCGTGGAGGAGCTGGACACCCCCGACACCCCGACGATCGAGTCCCTGGCGGCGCTGCTCGGCGTCCCGGCCTCGGCGACCCTGAAGAACCTCCTGGTCAAGGTGGACGGGGAGATCGTGGCCGTCGGCGTCCCGGGCGACCGCGAGGTCGACCTCGGCAAGCTGGGCGAACACCTGGCCCCGGCGGTCGTCGAGCTCGTGACGGCCGAGGACTTCGAGGGCCGGCCCGACCTCGTACGGGGCTACGTGGGCCCCCAGGGCCTGGACAAGGTCCGCTACCTCGCCGACCCCCGGGTGGCGCCGGGCACGGCGTGGGTGACGGGGGCCAACAAGGCCGACGCGCACGCGCGCAACGTGGTCTGCGGGCGGGACTTCGAGGTGGACCGGTACCTGGACGTGGTGGTCGTGGAGCCGGGCGACCCCTGCCCGTCCTGCGGCGCGGGCCTGCGGCTGGACCGCGCGATCGAGATCGGGCACATCTTCCAGCTGGGCCGCAAGTACGCCGACGCGTTCGGCCTGGACGTGCTCGGCAAGGAGGGCAAGCCGGTGCGGGTCACGATGGGCTCGTACGGCATCGGCGTCTCGCGGGCGGTGGCGGCGCTGGCCGAGCAGACGGCGGACGAGCGCGGCCTCTCCTGGCCGGCGGCCGTGGCTCCGGCCGACGTGCACGTGGTGGCGGCGGGCAAGGCCGTGCCGCTGGCTCTCGCCGAGCAGGCGGCGTCGGCCCTCTCGGAGGCGGGGCTGCGGGTCCTGCTGGACGACCGTCCCGGGCTGTCGCCCGGCGTCAAGCTCACGGACGCGGAGTTGATCGGCGTGCCGTGGATCCTGGTCGCGGGCCGCCGCTCGGCCGACGGCGTCGTCGAACTCCAGCACCGCGCGACGGGCCACCGCGAGGAACTCGCCCTCCCGGAGGCCCTCACCCGCCTGACGCCCGTCCCCCGGTAACGGGGCCCCGCGGCCGACACCCCCGACCCCGCCCCCCGCGACCGGGGCTCGGCCCCGGGCCTGCTGCCTGGTGTGCCGGGTGCGGCTCCGTGATGGGGCCGCCCCGGGCCCCGCGCCCTAATCGCCGGCGGGGCTGGATGGGCGGGGCTGGGCCCTGGGCCTGCCGCCTGGTGTGGCCGGGTGCGGCTCAGTGATCGGGGCTCCGCCCCGGGCCTCGCGCCTCAATCGCCGGCGGGGCTGGAATTTGGCTGGGCTGACATCGCACGTGCCGCGCGAAGGCCGCTTGCCGGCAGCGCTGAGCCGGCCTTCGCGGCGCCTTGGTTGCCCACCTCGGGCATGGCGGCCCGTGGCCGGCTTGGGCGGGGGCCATCCAGCCTCGCCGGCGTTCGAGGCGCGGGGTCTGGGGCGGAGCCCCGTCTTTGAGCCGCGCCGGCGATTGAGGGGCGGGTCCGGGCGGAGCCCGGTTCCGGGAAGGGGCGGGGTGGGGGAGGAAGCCCCGCGCAGCGGGCCAACGCCTAGGCGCGGAGATCGTCCGGGTCCTCCCGCGGCGGCGGCGCCCCGTCCAGCGCAAGGTCGACGGCCGGCGGCGGCTCGGCATCACCCGGAACGGCCGACGGGCCCGGCGCCTCGCCCGGAGCCGGGGTGTCGGCCGCAACCGGAGCCGCGGGGAGCGTACGACCCCGGCCGGGAGCGCCGGGGGCCCGGGCCGGGTCGGGGGCTTCGGCCGGGGCCGGGGCCGCTGGCAGCGAGCCCGCGGTGCCGGGAGGAGCCGGGACTCCGGGGGCGGAGCTTCCGTGCGGGGCCGGGGCAATCGCCGGGGCGGGGCCCGACGGCAGGGGGCCCGGAGCGCCCGGAGCGCCCGGAGCGGCCAGGGTTCCGGGAGCGGCCGGGGTGCCGGGAGCGGCCGGGGTTCCGGGGACGGCCGGGGTTCCGGGAGCCGGCGCGGGCGACTGGCCCGGCGGGGCGGGGGCGGCTCGTTCCAGGAAGCGGAGGAGTTCCACCGGGAACGGGAGGACCAGCGTCGAGTTCTTCTCCGCGGCCACCGCGACCACGGTCTGCAGCAACCGCAACTGCAGCGCGGCCGGCTGCTCCGACATCACCTCCGCCGCCTCGGCCAGCTTGTGCGAGGCCTGGAGCTCGGCATCGGCGTTGATCACCCGCGCCCGCCGCTCCCGGTCCGCCTCCGCCTGCCGTGCCATCGACCGCTTCATCGTCTCCGGCAGGGACACGTCCTTGATCTCGACCCGGTCGATCTGCACGCCCCACCCCACCGCCGGACTGTCGATCATCAGCTCCAGCCCCTGGTTCAGCATCTCCCGGTTGGACAGCAGATCGTCCAGGTCCGACTTGCCGATGATCGAGCGCAGCGAGGTCTGCGCCATCTGCGAGACGGCGAACCGGTAGTCCTCCACCGCCACGATCGCGTTCGCCGGGTCGACGACCTTGAAGTACACGACCGCGTCCACCCGCACCGTGACGTTGTCCCGGGTGATGCCCTCCTGGGCCGGCACCGGCAGCGTCACGATCTGCATGTTGACCTTCCGCAGCCGGTCCACCACGGGGACGATCACGGTGAAACCCGGCCCCCGGATGTCGTTCCGCAGCCGGCCGAAGCGGAACACCAAGCCCCGCTCGTACTGCTTCACCACCCGCGCCGCAGCGCCCACATACACGGCGACACCGGCCGCGGCCGCGATTCCCGCTGTCAGGAGTTCTTCGACCATGAGGACGACCCCCTGCCGGACATAGCCGGACATACCTATTTACCTACGGTATGCCCTACAGCCAGGCCGCGAACTCCAGCAACAGCTCCGCCTCCCGGCGCCGCCCCGCGGCCAGCGCCCGGTGCCCCGACTCCACCGCCCGGAACACCGTCCAGCCCCGCAGCCGCTCCCGGTCCACCTCCAGGGCGTCGGCCAGCCGGTTCACCCGGCGCCGGGCGCCCGCGGCCCCCGCCGACGTGGCCACCTGGTCCTCCAGCCGGTCCCGGGCCAGCCGCGCCAGGTCGTACGCCCGCTCGCCGACGACCGGCTCCGGACCCACCGTCAGCCACGGCGCGCGCTCGCCGGCGAGGACCTTGCCCTGCCGGAAGTTCCCGTGCAGCAGCAGTTCCTCCGGCGGCGCCGCGACCAGCTCGTCACGCATCGCCAGAGCGGTGTCCGCCAGCGCCCGGGCCTCCGCCGGGGCCGCCCGCAGCGCCGCCGACTGCCGCCGTGTCCGCTCGGCCACCGTCTCCCAGACGTGCCCGGCGGGCGGCGCCACCCACAGCCTGCGCAGCGTGCCGCCGGCCTCCAGCAGCGCCTTGGCGTCCGGCAGCGACCGCAGCGACACCTCCGGGTGCAGCCGCTCCAGCAGCAGCGCCCCGTCCTCCTCGTGGTACCGCGAGTCGAGGACCCGTACCGCTCCGAAGCCGCCCCAGTGCGCCAGCGCGGCCAGTTCCCGGTCGGGCCGGGCGCGCGGCGGCGCCAGTTTCAGAGCGGCCGGGGTCCCGTCGGCGTACTGGACGAGGACGACCAGACTGCTGCGGCCGCCCGGGGCCTGCACCCGCTGGGCCTGCACCTCGCGCCGGGACAGCGCGGCCTCGGTGAGCCCCGGCAACTGCTCCAGCCACTCCGCGTCCTGCGCCGATTCCGGCAGCTCGCCGAGCGCCCGTACAAGCCGCTGCGGCGGTTCGAAAACCATGCGTGCGTGGTCCCTTTCAGCTGTGCCGGGCCCGCTTCGCCACTTCAGCGCTTCTCGGTGAGCCCAGGGAAGGCTACGCCGACACCGCGCCAGCGTGCCGCGCGCACGGCCGCGGCGCTCAGCGCGTCGGCCGCCTCACGGCGCAGCGGGCCCTCCGCCGCCCGCACCAGATCGGAGTACGCGCCCGCCACCCGGTCCTCGATCTCGGCGGCCAGCCGCTCCGCGTCGGCCGCGCCGCGCACCTCGAAGGGCAGGGCGTACGCCGCCTCCGCGGGCCGCGGCGCGCCGCCCAGCTCCCGCACCGTCCGGGCCAGCGAGTCCCGTCGCGCCAGGTGGCCGCCGTAGGCCTCCCGGGCCTCGGCCGCGCGGGCCCCGGTGGTCCGGGCGCCGATCACCCCGTAGCCGTACGCGGCCGCGTGCTCGGCGGCGAGCGCGGCCTGGGCGGCCTCCAGGGCCCGGCCGGCGGGGGAGGGTTCGGGCTTCACGGCGTGGCTCCGGGGGTCGAGGTCAGCAGGTACGCGTGGACGGCTCCGCAGGCGGCCACCGAGGCCAGCATCCGGGCCAGCTCCCCCGGCGCCCCGGCCAGGTCGATGGTCCGGGCCTCCGACAGGCTCCGCTCGGCGTCCGCGAGGGCGGTCAGGGCGTCGGCGGGCTTCGGCGCCACCGGCTCCGCGCTCGGCGCGGGAGCGGCCGCGCCCGTACCGCCGGCCGGGGAGGCGGAGGGGGCGCCCGGAGGGGTGAGGGAGAAGGCCGCCGCGTGCGCGGCGACGGCGGCGTGCAGCGGCGCGAGCCGCGCCGCCAGAGCCGGATGGGCGGCGGCCGTGGCGGCGTAACGTTCCAGCAGCCGCGCACTGTCACGAACGGCCGCTTCCCGCATCCGCCGTTCGAGTGGAATCCCGGTGTCCGTGCCGGGCGAACCGGCGTCGGAGCACCCGGCGAGCAGCACGGTTCCGGCCGCTCCGGCCGCTCCGGCGAGCAGGCTCCTGCGCGAGGGCCTCGATGACAGAGTCCAGGGCACGGCGACGTCCTCGGGGGTGATGGCGGGGCAGGTGTGATCACCGTACCCGGGGCCCCGTCCACAGGGCGGACGGCAACACCCTCCGCGACCGGATACCCTTTGACCTGACGCACGACGGAAACCACAACAGCACACGCGGCCGAGGAGTCACCCGGATGAGCACCACCCAGAGCGACAGGCTGCGCGGACTGCTGGAGCCGCTCGTCGCCGCCAAGGGCCTGGACCTCGAGGAGATCGAGCTGTCCAAGGCGGGCAAGCGCCGGATGCTGCGGATCATCGTGGATTCCGATGAGGGTGTGGAGCTGGACGCGTGTGCCGAGCTGAGCCGTGAGGTCTCCGACGAGCTCGACCAATCCGACGTGATGGGCGAGGACGAGTACGTCCTCGAAGTCAGCTCCCCCGGCGCGGACCGCCCCCTCAGTGAGCACCGTCACTACGTACGGGCGACGGGCCGCCTCGTGAAGTTCCAGTTGGCGGAGGGCGGGGAACTGATCGCCCGCATCCTCGGCGTGGACGACGAGGGAATGGACCTCGAGGTCCCGGGCGTGAAGGGCCGCAAGGCGACCGCCCGCCGCATTGCTTTCACCGACATCGCCAAGGCGCGTGTCGAGATCGAGTTCAGCCGCAAGGACAAGAAGGAAGAGGAGGCGTAGCCGTGGACATCGACATGAGTGCCCTGCGGGGTCTGGTCCGGGAGAAGGAGATCTCCTTCGACCTGCTCGTCGAGGCGATCGAGTCGGCCCTCCTCATCGCGTACCACCGTACCGAGGGGAGCTTCCGCCGCGCCCGCGTCGTGCTGGACCGCACCAACGGTCACGTGGTCGTGTGGGCGACGGAGGACCCGAGGGACCTCGAAGAGGGCCAGGAGCCCAAGGAGTTCGACGACACCCCGTCGGACTTCGGGCGCATCGCCGCGACGACCGCCAAGCAGGTGATCCTGCAGCGTCTGCGCGACGCCGAGGACGACCTGACCTTCGGCGAGTTCGCCGGCCGGGAGGGCGACGTCATCACCGGTGTCGTCCAGCAGGGCAAGGACCCCAAGAACGTCCTCGTCGACATCGGCAAGCTGGAGGCCATCCTGCCGGTGCAGGAGCAGGTGCCCGGCGAGGAGTACACGCACGGGTTGCGCCTGAAGGCGTACGTCGTGCGGGTGGCGAAGGGTGTCCGCGGTCCGTCCGTGACCCTTTCGCGCACCCACCCCAACCTGGTGAAGAAGCTCTTCGCGCTGGAGGTGCCGGAGATCGCGGACGGCAGCGTCGAGATCTCGGCCATCGCACGTGAGGCCGGTCACCGCACCAAGATCGCCGTCCGGTCCACCCGCTCGGGCCTGAACCCGAAGGGCGCCTGCATCGGCCCGATGGGCAGCCGGGTGCGCAATGTCATGGCCGAGCTGCACGGTGAGAAGATCGACATCGTGGACTGGTCGGACGACCCGGCGGAGATGGTCGCGAACGCGCTGTCACCCGCCCGGGTGAGCAAGGTCGAGGTCGTGGACTGGGACACCCGGTCCGCGCGGGTGACCGTGCCCGATTACCAGCTGTCGCTGGCCATCGGCAAGGAGGGCCAGAACGCCCGCCTCGCCGCGCGGCTCACCGGCTGGCGCATCGACATCCGTCCCGACACCGAGACGTCCCCGGACGCCGACGCGGACCGCGACGGGGAATAAACCGGTACCGCCCGGGGTTGCCCGGGCGGTAGACAGGACCACACGACGGCCTTACCACGGGCCGGTGGATCACCACAACACAACAGCCGTTCGATTTTCGCCCGGAACTTGTCGGGGGAAGGTCGGTGCGGGGAGGTAGACTTAGGCGTGTCTGGCCGGACGCAAGCCCGCGCATGCCCCGAACGCACCTGTGTGGGGTGTCGGGAGCGAGCGGCCAAGAGCGATCTGCTGCGCATCGTGGCGGTCGAGGACGAATGCGTCCCCGATCCACGCGGTACGCTGCCCGGCCGGGGTGCCTACGTGCACCCTGCCGTGGTCTGTCTCGACCAGGCGGTCCGCCGCCGGGCGTTCCCCCGGGCCCTCAGGTCCGCCGGAGCGCTCGACACGACGGAACTGCGCAAAGCCCTGGCCCCCGAGGCCGAGGCGACACCGTAAGAAGTAGTACGGCACGGATACCCCGTGCGGTCAGGTACCTCGCGAGTTGGAAGTAGGTCGAGATTGCGATGAGCACTCGATGAGTACGCGATGAGTACGCCCATGAAGTAGCGACGGTCCGGCGTAACCCGGACCTAAAAGGAGCGAAGTGGCTAAGGTCCGGGTATATGAACTCGCCAAGGAGTTCGGAGTGGAGAGCAAGGTCGTCATGGCCAAGCTCCAAGAACTCGGTGAATTCGTCCGTTCGGCGTCCTCGACGATCGAGGCGCCGGTTGTACGCAAGTTGACTGACGCACTGCAGGGGCCCGGCGGCAACGCCGGCAAGTCCGCTGCGAAGCCCGGCGCGCCCCGCAAGGCCGCGCCCGCCAAGCCCGCGGCGCCCTCCCCGGCCGCCGCGGCACGTCCCGCTGCCCCGAAGCCCGGCGCACCGGCCCCCAAGCCGGCCGCCGCAGAGGCTCCGGCCGTCAGCGCCCCGGTGACTCCGGCCGCATCCGGCCCGCGTCCCGGCCCCAAGGCTCCGGCCGCCCCCAAGCCCGCTCCGGCGGCTCCCGTGGCGACCGAGTTCTCCGCGCCTCCGGCGGCTCCCGCCGCCCCGGCGCGCACCGAGCGTCCCGCCGCCGCCCCCGGTCCCCGACCGGCGCAGCAGCGTCCGGCCGCCCAGGGTGGCCAGGCCGGCGCCCGTCCCGGCGCCCCGCGTCCGGCCGGCACCACTCCCGGTGCCCCGGCGCAGCGTCCCGGCGGCCAGGCCCCGCGTCCGCAGGGCGCCCGTCCGGCGGGTCCCCGTCCGGGCAACAACCCCTTCACCTCCGGCGGCTCCACCGGTATGGCGCGCCCCCAGGCGCCCCGTCCGGCCGGCGCCCCGCGTCCCGGTGCCCCCGGCGCCGGCGGCGGCCAGGGTGCTCCCCGCCCGCAGGGCGGCCCCGGTGGCGCTCCGCGTCCCCAGGGTCCCGGCGGTGCCCGTCCCACTCCGGGCGGCATGCCCCGTCCGCAGGGCGGCGCCCCGCGTCCGGGCGGTGCTCCCGGTGGTAACCGTCCCAACCCGGGCATGATGCCGCAGCGTCCCGCTGCCGGTGGTCCCGGTCCCCGTCCCGGTGGCGGCCCCGGTGGCCGTGGTCCCGGTGCGGGCGGTCCGCGCCCCGGTGGCGCCGGTCGCCCCGCGGGCGGCGGCTTCGCCGGTCGTCCGGCCGGTCCGGGCTCGCGTCCCGGCGGCGGTGGCGGCTTCGGCGGCCCGCGCCCCGGTGGCGGCGGCTTCGGCGGCGGTCCGGCCGGTGCCGGCGGCGGCGGTCGTCCCGGCTTCGGCGGGCGTCCCGGTGGTCCCGGTGCCCGTGGTGGCACGCAGGGTGCCTTCGGCCGTCCCGGCGGTCCGGCCCGTCGCGGCCGCAAGTCGAAGCGTCAGAGGCGCCAGGAGTACGAGGCCATGCAGGCCCCGTCCGTGGGCGGCGTGATGCTGCCCCGCGGCAACGGCGAGACCGTTCGCCTGTCGCGCGGTGCGTCCCTCACCGACTTCGCGGAGAAGATCAACGCCAACCCGGCGTCGCTGGTCGCGGTCATGATGAACCTCGGCGAGATGGTCACTGCCACGCAGTCCGTCTCCGACGAGACCCTCCAGCTCCTCGCGGGCGAGATGAACTACCAGGTTCAGATCGTCAGCCCGGAGGAGGAGGACCGCGAGCTCCTCGAGACCTTCGACATCGAGTTCGGCGAGGACGAGGGCGGCGAGGAATACCTCATGCCGCGTCCGCCGGTCGTCACCGTCATGGGTCACGTCGACCACGGTAAGACCCGCCTCCTCGACGCCATCCGCAAGACGAACGTCGTCGCGGGCGAGGCCGGCGGCATCACGCAGCACATCGGTGCGTACCAGGTCGGCACCGAGGTCAACGGTGAAGAGCGCAAGATCACCTTCATCGACACCCCGGGTCATGAGGCGTTCACCGCCATGCGTGCCCGTGGTGCCAAGTCGACCGACATCGCGATCCTCGTGGTCGCGGCCAACGACGGCGTCATGCCGCAGACGATCGAGGCGCTCAACCACGCCAAGGCCGCCGGCGTCCCGATCGTCGTCGCGGTCAACAAGATCGACGTCGAGGGTGCCGACCCGGTCAAGGTGCGCGGTCAGCTCACCGAGTTCGGCCTGGTCGCCGAGGAGTACGGCGGCGACACGATGTTCGTCGACATCTCCGCCAAGCAGGGTCTGCACATCGACTCCCTGCTCGAGGCCGTCGTCCTCACCGCCGACGCCTCGCTCGACCTGCGCGCCAACCCGGAGCAGGACGCTCAGGGTATTGCGATCGAGTCCCACCTCGACCGCGGCCGCGGTGCCGTCGCCACCGTCCTCGTCCAGCGCGGTACCCTCCGCGTCGGCGACACGATGGTCGTGGGCGACGCCTACGGCCGCGTGCGCGCCATGCTCGACGACAAGGGCAACAACGTCGAGGAAGCGGGTCCGTCGACCCCCGTCCTGGTCCTGGGTCTCACCAACGTCCCCGGCGCCGGCGACAACTTCCTCGTCGTCGACGAGGACCGTACGGCCCGTCAGATCGCCGAGAAGCGTGCTGCGCGTGAGCGCAACGCCAACTTCGCCAAGCGTGTCCGCCGGGTGTCCCTGGAAGACCTCGACTCGGTCCTCAAGGCCGGTCTGGTCCAGGAACTCAACCTCATCATCAAGGGCGACGCGTCCGGTGCGGTGGAGGCCCTCGAGTCCTCGCTGCTCCAGCTCGACGTCGGCGAAGAGGTGGACATCCGCGTCCTGCACCGCGGTGTGGGTGCGGTCACCGAGTCCGACATCGACCTGGCGATGGGCTCCGACGCCATCGTCATCGGCTACAACGTCCGTGCGGCCGGCCGTGCCGCGCAGATGGCGGAGCGCGAGGGCGTCGACGTCCGCTACTACTCGGTGATCTACCAGGCCATCGAGGAGATCGAGGCGGCCCTGAAGGGTCTCCTCAAGCCGGAGTACGAAGAGGTCGAGCTGGGTACGGCGGAGGTCCGCGAGATCTTCCGCTCGTCCAAGCTGGGCAACATCGCCGGTGTCCTCATCCGGTCCGGCGAGGTCAAGCGCAACACCAAGGCGCGGCTCCTGCGCGATGGCAAGGTCATCGCCGAGAGCCTCACCATCTCCGGTCTGCGCCGCTTCAAGGACGACGTCACCG is part of the Streptomyces subrutilus genome and encodes:
- the infB gene encoding translation initiation factor IF-2; this encodes MAKVRVYELAKEFGVESKVVMAKLQELGEFVRSASSTIEAPVVRKLTDALQGPGGNAGKSAAKPGAPRKAAPAKPAAPSPAAAARPAAPKPGAPAPKPAAAEAPAVSAPVTPAASGPRPGPKAPAAPKPAPAAPVATEFSAPPAAPAAPARTERPAAAPGPRPAQQRPAAQGGQAGARPGAPRPAGTTPGAPAQRPGGQAPRPQGARPAGPRPGNNPFTSGGSTGMARPQAPRPAGAPRPGAPGAGGGQGAPRPQGGPGGAPRPQGPGGARPTPGGMPRPQGGAPRPGGAPGGNRPNPGMMPQRPAAGGPGPRPGGGPGGRGPGAGGPRPGGAGRPAGGGFAGRPAGPGSRPGGGGGFGGPRPGGGGFGGGPAGAGGGGRPGFGGRPGGPGARGGTQGAFGRPGGPARRGRKSKRQRRQEYEAMQAPSVGGVMLPRGNGETVRLSRGASLTDFAEKINANPASLVAVMMNLGEMVTATQSVSDETLQLLAGEMNYQVQIVSPEEEDRELLETFDIEFGEDEGGEEYLMPRPPVVTVMGHVDHGKTRLLDAIRKTNVVAGEAGGITQHIGAYQVGTEVNGEERKITFIDTPGHEAFTAMRARGAKSTDIAILVVAANDGVMPQTIEALNHAKAAGVPIVVAVNKIDVEGADPVKVRGQLTEFGLVAEEYGGDTMFVDISAKQGLHIDSLLEAVVLTADASLDLRANPEQDAQGIAIESHLDRGRGAVATVLVQRGTLRVGDTMVVGDAYGRVRAMLDDKGNNVEEAGPSTPVLVLGLTNVPGAGDNFLVVDEDRTARQIAEKRAARERNANFAKRVRRVSLEDLDSVLKAGLVQELNLIIKGDASGAVEALESSLLQLDVGEEVDIRVLHRGVGAVTESDIDLAMGSDAIVIGYNVRAAGRAAQMAEREGVDVRYYSVIYQAIEEIEAALKGLLKPEYEEVELGTAEVREIFRSSKLGNIAGVLIRSGEVKRNTKARLLRDGKVIAESLTISGLRRFKDDVTEIREGFEGGINLGNFNDIKIDDVIATYEMREKPRA